Proteins from a genomic interval of Clostridium scatologenes:
- a CDS encoding ABC transporter ATP-binding protein, producing the protein MIQIKGLSKAYTMGDTEVKALDNINLNIKENEFVSIIGPSGSGKSTLMNILGCLDVSDSGSYVFDNINVDEAKESELTKIRNKQIGFIFQNFNLLNKLNSVENVEVPLLYRGINAKECRSLAMEQLEKVGLKGREYHRPNQLSGGQQQRVAIARALVGKPKLLLADEPTGALDSKTSREIIELMKELHKMGQTIVIITHDPNVAKQAERVITIEDGKLYA; encoded by the coding sequence ATGATTCAAATTAAGGGTTTGAGCAAAGCTTATACTATGGGAGATACAGAAGTAAAAGCTTTAGATAACATAAATTTAAATATAAAGGAAAATGAATTTGTTTCTATTATAGGTCCTTCGGGATCAGGTAAATCTACACTGATGAATATATTAGGATGTTTAGATGTTTCAGATTCTGGAAGTTATGTATTTGATAACATCAATGTAGATGAAGCAAAAGAATCTGAATTAACTAAAATTAGAAATAAACAAATAGGCTTCATATTTCAAAATTTCAACCTGCTTAATAAATTAAATTCAGTTGAAAATGTAGAAGTACCTCTTTTATATAGAGGAATTAACGCGAAAGAATGTAGAAGTTTGGCAATGGAGCAGCTTGAAAAAGTAGGATTAAAAGGTAGGGAATATCATAGGCCTAATCAGCTTTCTGGAGGACAGCAGCAAAGAGTAGCTATTGCGAGAGCTTTGGTTGGTAAGCCAAAACTTCTTTTGGCAGATGAACCGACAGGAGCACTTGACAGTAAAACTAGTAGGGAAATTATAGAACTTATGAAAGAGCTGCACAAAATGGGACAAACTATAGTAATCATAACTCATGATCCAAATGTTGCAAAACAAGCAGAAAGAGTTATTACTATTGAAGATGGAAAATTGTATGCATAG
- a CDS encoding efflux RND transporter periplasmic adaptor subunit — MKKITISIMLVAILGVGGVGVYKNITAKASTVSKTSQFSKVKASIQSIKKSVSGSGSVQSSETQVIKSDNKDTVDSILVSKNQVVAKGQELITFKNGSDAILAPFDGVVSDISVAAGDSINLSQQLITVFDNKNFYTTISVDETDLANLNIGQKADIKVNAYSDKKFTGTIKDISQQGTYSNGVSNFDVIIGFDSIDNVKVGMSTEATIVTESKDNVIAVPVEAVKDVKNQKYVIIPKNDGSTTLQKVEVGISNGRMVEITNGLVAGQEVEIPQVQTSNSSSSKMRSMGGFQMMQGGGTKNSNKSSDNQVNGKSSTQGN, encoded by the coding sequence ATGAAAAAAATAACTATTAGTATAATGTTAGTAGCGATTTTGGGAGTTGGTGGAGTTGGAGTGTATAAGAATATTACAGCTAAAGCATCAACTGTAAGTAAAACTTCCCAGTTTTCTAAAGTAAAAGCATCAATTCAAAGTATTAAAAAGTCAGTTTCAGGATCAGGTAGTGTTCAGTCATCAGAAACACAAGTTATTAAGTCTGATAATAAGGATACAGTGGATTCTATTTTAGTAAGCAAAAATCAGGTGGTAGCTAAAGGGCAGGAGCTTATAACATTTAAAAATGGAAGTGATGCTATATTAGCACCATTTGATGGTGTTGTAAGTGATATAAGTGTAGCTGCAGGTGATAGTATAAATCTATCACAGCAACTTATAACAGTGTTTGATAACAAGAATTTTTATACTACTATATCAGTTGATGAAACAGATTTAGCAAATTTAAATATTGGTCAAAAGGCAGATATAAAAGTTAATGCTTATTCTGATAAAAAATTTACAGGTACTATTAAGGACATCAGTCAACAGGGAACATATTCTAATGGTGTATCAAATTTTGATGTAATAATAGGTTTTGACAGTATAGATAATGTTAAAGTTGGAATGTCTACTGAAGCTACAATAGTAACTGAATCTAAGGATAATGTAATAGCAGTGCCTGTAGAAGCAGTAAAGGATGTTAAAAATCAAAAATATGTAATTATACCTAAAAATGATGGATCTACTACATTGCAAAAGGTTGAAGTGGGAATTAGTAATGGAAGAATGGTAGAAATAACTAATGGATTAGTAGCTGGCCAAGAAGTTGAAATACCACAAGTACAAACTTCTAATAGTAGCTCATCTAAGATGAGAAGTATGGGTGGTTTTCAAATGATGCAAGGTGGAGGAACAAAAAATAGTAATAAATCATCAGATAACCAAGTTAATGGAAAGAGCAGTACACAAGGAAATTAG
- a CDS encoding ABC transporter permease, translating into MGFFQTVKLAIKNIRSNKLRSALTMIGIIIGISSVIVLVGMGSGSTKQITSQVQSLGTNLISANTSNNNGSKQFTLDDVKNVEAIQGIDKVAPIISTSTTVKVDKNSQNTSITGTTSNFLDIRNMTISEGRFIADLDVDYRGKVAVLGSNIAAELYGFTDPVGKSVDIKGNTYEVVGVLKSQGSSMGSNTDDMVIVPSTTAIGLAGTRNVQNLYIKTLDQNNVDALTNEINGYLNNFFKATDNNNRVMSQKQLLDTMSSITNTMTYLLGGIAAISLIVGGIGVMNVMLVSVSERTKEIGIRKALGGSKKDILIQFLIEALVLSSLGGVAGVLFGLALGWSVKAVGMSMSFSLPVVVVAFSFSLAVGIIFGIFPAYKASKLKPIDALRFE; encoded by the coding sequence ATGGGATTTTTTCAAACGGTAAAGTTGGCTATTAAAAACATACGTAGCAATAAATTAAGGTCTGCCCTCACTATGATAGGTATAATCATAGGAATTTCTTCAGTAATAGTGTTAGTAGGTATGGGAAGTGGTTCGACAAAGCAAATAACTTCTCAAGTTCAATCTTTAGGTACAAATCTTATTTCAGCAAATACATCTAACAATAATGGAAGTAAGCAGTTTACTCTTGATGATGTGAAAAACGTAGAAGCCATACAGGGAATAGATAAGGTGGCACCTATTATTTCTACAAGTACTACAGTTAAAGTAGATAAAAACTCACAAAACACTTCAATAACTGGAACAACTAGCAATTTTCTTGATATAAGAAACATGACTATTAGCGAAGGTAGATTTATTGCAGATTTGGATGTGGATTATAGAGGAAAAGTAGCTGTTTTAGGTTCAAATATAGCTGCAGAGCTTTATGGATTTACAGATCCTGTAGGAAAAAGTGTTGACATAAAAGGCAACACTTATGAAGTAGTAGGGGTATTGAAATCACAGGGAAGTTCTATGGGAAGTAATACTGATGATATGGTAATTGTACCATCAACTACTGCTATAGGATTGGCAGGAACTAGAAATGTTCAAAATCTCTATATTAAGACATTAGATCAAAATAATGTTGATGCTTTAACTAACGAAATAAATGGATATCTCAATAATTTCTTCAAAGCTACTGATAATAACAATAGAGTTATGAGCCAAAAACAATTATTGGATACTATGAGTTCAATAACAAATACCATGACATATTTATTAGGTGGAATAGCAGCAATATCACTAATTGTAGGTGGTATAGGAGTAATGAATGTTATGTTAGTATCAGTGTCGGAGAGGACAAAAGAAATAGGCATTAGAAAAGCTTTAGGTGGATCGAAAAAGGATATATTAATTCAATTTCTTATTGAAGCTTTAGTTTTAAGTTCATTAGGTGGAGTAGCAGGTGTATTATTTGGATTGGCATTAGGGTGGAGTGTTAAAGCTGTTGGAATGTCAATGAGTTTTTCCTTACCAGTAGTTGTAGTAGCATTTTCATTTTCATTAGCAGTAGGGATTATATTTGGTATATTTCCAGCATATAAGGCATCAAAGCTTAAACCTATTGATGCATTGAGATTCGAATAA